The window ACCGCGCTCAGGTCGCGGTTGCGGGAGTCCAGTCGCAGCGCCTGTTCGTGCACCTGCTCCGCCTGCCGGCCCTCCCACACCGTGATTCCCCCGAGGACGGCCGCGGCCGCGATGCCCGCGGCGATCCCGAAGCCCCAGGCCTTGCCCCGGGCGAGGGCGAAGGCCCCTGTGGGCGCGACGGGTTCGGGTACCCGTGGGGGAAGCCGGCGGACCGAGTCGATGCGCTGGAGCACCGCCTCCTTGAGGTGTTCGGGAGGGGTGTGCGCCACGGCCGTCGCGAGGCGACCGGCCGTGTCCAGGTAGCCGGGCAGTTCCGTTCGACACGCCTCGCAGTCCCGCAGGTGTCGGGTGAAGCGGTCGTGTTCGTCACCGGTGAGTGCGTCGAGGGCGTAGGCGCCGATGAGGGCGTGGAGCTCGTCGTCATGTTTCACGTGGTCACCCCCATGCGGTCGCTCGGTGGATACGTTTCGTCGGGTATCCGGTTCGTACTGGCGCGAAGACGGGAGGAAACGTCACTGCCGGGGCTCCCTCATCGAACCGTGTCCGGTCCGGCGTCTCGCTGCTTGTTCGTCGCCGGACCCCGCACGGATTGGCCGGAAACGGTGTGCATGCCCCGGACGGGGCATCCGTGTGCGGACCCATCCGGCGGAGCCACGGCCTCGAATGCAGGACGTGAGGATCTACCGAAGGACCGTCAAACGCGGCGCGCTCGCCGCAGCGAGCGGACTGCTCGCCGGCTACACGGCTCTGGCCGTGGGCGAGCTGGCCGCCTCCCTCGTACGGCCGCAGGCCGGCCCCGTCACCGTGGTCGGCGGAGCCGCCATCGACCGGACACCGG of the Streptomyces sp. NBC_01426 genome contains:
- a CDS encoding anti-sigma factor — protein: MKHDDELHALIGAYALDALTGDEHDRFTRHLRDCEACRTELPGYLDTAGRLATAVAHTPPEHLKEAVLQRIDSVRRLPPRVPEPVAPTGAFALARGKAWGFGIAAGIAAAAVLGGITVWEGRQAEQVHEQALRLDSRNRDLSAVITASDARTVRGAFATGASATLVTSRERGRAVVIADRLPPPPQGRTYQLWFSDGGTMRPAGLLDHSGAVLLTGDIGAATAVGVTLEPAGGSPLPTGSPLLLLGLPA